The following nucleotide sequence is from Chthoniobacterales bacterium.
GGTAGCCGTGCAAGGCCTCCTCGAGGCGGGTGAAATTGGGCGGCGGCTGCACCTGCTCGCCGCCCGGCCGCGCCTGCTCGACTTCCTGCAGAAAAATGACGTCGGTGTCCGCTTCCCGGATGAACGAGATCGAGTCCTCGATCCGAATCGGGGCCCGATCCGGATCGGTCGGATCCCAGGCCTGGCCGAACTGCATATTGAGGGTGAAGGCGGAAAATTTCACGTGGGAGAAGGTGGCGGCGCGTCGTCTTGCCACGCCGAAGTGGCGCCTGTATAAACGTCCGGACCGTTCCTTGCAACATGCACAAACGCCGCTCGATTCGCCATGGCGAAAGCTCCGGAATCGGCAAAATTTGCCTCCGCAGCTTCCCGGCGAATGCCGGGAGGATGCCCGCGGAAAAACACCCGACTGGCGATGTTTGAGCCCCCCCCTTTTTCTCGATGAAGCCTTCCTTTTTTGTTGTCGCCCTGCTGGGTCTCTCGATGGCGGTGGTCCGCGCGGAGGATCGGCTCACCGCCGATCTCACGGGCGATATCGAGGTGGAGGGCATCAGCGAGGCCGGCCACGTCGTCGGCGATGGCGTCCCGAGCTACCAGCGCCAGCCGGCCACCGGAAAGATAAGCGTCACCACAAATCGGGGGCGGGTTTATCGTGTGGAAACCTACTCGGAATGGAGCGCGGAGAATGGCGTGCGCGGCCGCGTCTGGGAGAAACTCTGGGTCTCCGGCGGCACCTACACGGGCTGGAGCGAGCGACTGCTGATTGCGGGCGAGACGATCAGCTTCTCGCGCAACGTCATCGACGGAGACATCGAGCAGGAGCTCAAGCCCGATGGCAGCGGCTTCATCGAATGGACGGTCGCAGGGGTGAACAACGCGATCGAGCCCGCGGAAACCGACGGGACCGATACCACCACCGAGACGAATCCGGACGACAAGGATCTGCCGACGGTGGAGATTCTCGACGAAGGCGAGTTCGACGGGGTTTCCGATCGCCGGATCGAGATCGCCACCGATGGCGATCACCGTCCCGTGGTCACTTTCCGGGACAATGGCTATTCCCGCGTCGGGTCGGACACGGAGACCGACGAGCTCGGCCTCACCGTCGACCAGAAGGTCCGTCTGGAGGGCGAGGGCCATGGCGACCTCAGCTACGAGCCTCGCGCGGAGAGCTCCCCTTCGCCGTCGCCGTCGCCGTCGCCGTCGCCCACGCCGGATCCGAACGAAGAACTCTAGCCCGAGATGGGGGAGCCGGCCCGGTTTGGAAACTACGAGGTGCAGCGCCGGGACGATGGCTCCGCGGTGGAACTCGGCCGGGGCGCGATGGGAATCACCTATCAGGCGCGGGACTCGCGGAATGGCGCGCTCGTTGCGCTGAAGGTGATCAACGCCGACCGGCTGGGACGCGAGATGTCGCGGCGGCGGTTCATTCGCGAGGCCCGGGTCGCCGGCGAGGTCGATCACCCCAATGTCGCCCGCGTGTTTCAGCAGGGCGAGCAGGACGGCGTGTGCTTCTACGCGATGGAATTCATCGACGGTGAGACGCTGCTGGCGCTCCTCCAACGCGAGGGTGCGCTTCCGACGCCCCGGGCCCTGGAAATTGCCGCGCAGGTTGCGGATGCCCTGGCCGCGGCGGCCGCGCGGGGCCTCGTCCATCGCGACATCAAACCGTCGAACATCATGCTCGAGCGAAGCACCGGCGCCACGAAGCTCATCGATTTCGGCCTCGCGAAACATGCCGCCGACGAGGCGGGCGACGCGGATGCCTCGACGCTCACGCACGCGGGATTCCTTGGCACGCCGCATTTTGCCAGCCCGGAGCAGCTCGAGGAACGCGAGCTCGACCCGCGGAGCGACATTTACAGTCTCGGCGCCACGCTCTACTTCGCGCTCACCGGCCGCACGCCCTTCACCGGCTCGCTCGCGCAGGTGATGAGCCAGCACCTGCGCGCCGCGCCCTCGCGAGACGGCCTGGTGGGTCAACCGGAGGCCGTGGCAAATCTCGTCGAGCGCATGATGGCGAAGGATCCGGCGGATCGCCCCGCGTCGCCGGCCGTTCTCCGTCAGGAAATCCGGCGCTGCCTCGAGGAGATCGCGGCAGCGAAGACGGGCGTCGCTGGCGGAGCGCCCGTGCTCGACGGCGAGGGGGAAACGATGACCGACGTCGTCGAGGAGTCCGAAATGCAGACCCTCGTGCCGGGCTCGATCCTCGCGGGGCGTTTCGCGTTGCTTGAAGAATACGCTCCCGGAGAGTTTGGCCGCACCTTTCGCGCCCGCAATCTCGAGACCGGCGAGATCGTGGCGGTGCTCGTGCTCGATCGGGATCTTCTGCCGACGAGCGACGCCTACACGCGGCTGGAAAATGCGGTGAACGCCCTGCAGGCGATCCGGCATCCGGCGGTGGTTCCTGTGCATTCCATCGAGTGGGCGCCACCGCATTGCTGGATTTCCCGGGAGTGGATCGAAGGAACGCCGCTCCTCGAGCTCCTTCGCCGCGGAATGTCCGTCGGCGATGCCTGGCATCTGCTCACGGCGCTCGCCGGCGGTCTCGATGCCGTGCAGCGCGCCGGCGCCCCTTGCCCGACTCTGGCCGCACGATGGATCACCCTCGTCCCGGGGCCCGGCGGCGGGTTGCTGCCGAAGTTCAACGCCCTCAATCTCTCCCACGTGGCGCCCCGCCTGCCCGCCGAGGTTCGGTTTCACCGCCGCACGGGAGCGGATTTCGTCACGGCGCTGGCGGGGCTGGCCTATGAAATGTTTGGAGGCTCCCTCGCCGGCAACAGCGATCAGACATTCGTTCCCATGCGCGATTTGCCGGCCGAAACGAACCTCCTCCTGCGGCGTGCCCTGCATTCCGAGCACGGGTTTCACTCTCCCGGGGCGTTCGCCGCAGCGCTCGGCGACACATTGGGAGATCGTTCGGACGCTCCCGCGGGAATTTCCGCTCAGCCCTTGCCAAGTCGAAATTGAATGGGTAAGCGGGTGACTCGCAATACCTCGAAAGGCGCGTCACGCGACTCGCGAG
It contains:
- a CDS encoding protein kinase; protein product: MGEPARFGNYEVQRRDDGSAVELGRGAMGITYQARDSRNGALVALKVINADRLGREMSRRRFIREARVAGEVDHPNVARVFQQGEQDGVCFYAMEFIDGETLLALLQREGALPTPRALEIAAQVADALAAAAARGLVHRDIKPSNIMLERSTGATKLIDFGLAKHAADEAGDADASTLTHAGFLGTPHFASPEQLEERELDPRSDIYSLGATLYFALTGRTPFTGSLAQVMSQHLRAAPSRDGLVGQPEAVANLVERMMAKDPADRPASPAVLRQEIRRCLEEIAAAKTGVAGGAPVLDGEGETMTDVVEESEMQTLVPGSILAGRFALLEEYAPGEFGRTFRARNLETGEIVAVLVLDRDLLPTSDAYTRLENAVNALQAIRHPAVVPVHSIEWAPPHCWISREWIEGTPLLELLRRGMSVGDAWHLLTALAGGLDAVQRAGAPCPTLAARWITLVPGPGGGLLPKFNALNLSHVAPRLPAEVRFHRRTGADFVTALAGLAYEMFGGSLAGNSDQTFVPMRDLPAETNLLLRRALHSEHGFHSPGAFAAALGDTLGDRSDAPAGISAQPLPSRN